The Brevibacillus humidisoli DNA segment GCCGGCGACCAGACTACATCCGGAAGCGACGGAAAGTGCGGTAGCGATGCTAAAGCAGGCAGCGCAGGAGATTTCGACCAAACTGGGTTACGGGATTGGACCGCATGCAGACTAAATGCACATGAACCGTACAACGGGACGATGCCTTGCACGAAGGGTATCTCCTTTTTTATTGTTGACAGACCGACCGTCGGTTTGTAGAATGAAGACATCAACATACCGATGGTCGGTCCGGGTGAAAGATTGTATCATTTGCCAACACGTAGTGATCGTTGGTGTGAGATGTTGTCGTCCCAAAGCGGACGTGAACACGCTGCACACTGCCGTACCGGAACGGCGGAAAGGAATGATGCTGTTTGCCACAGGAAGGGAATCACAACCCCAGCTTTCAACTGCTTTTGTCCACCACAGAACAGTTAATTGAGGAAAAAGGCTGCCGCAACACCACGCTCCAGGAAATCATCAACCGCTCTGGTCTGTCCAAAGGAGCGATTTACCATTATGTCAGGAGCAAGGATGAATTGTTCGGCTTGGTGCTGCAAACAAGGCTGGAGGCGGTTAATGAACGATTTTTTTCCCAGGTCAACGCGGGAAAAAAAGAGCTGGATCATCCGTTGCAGGCCATTGCAGAAGGACTGCAGCACATCCATGACCCCAAAGACGTGACCAACCAGATATTCGTATACCTGGTCAGTCAGCGCGACAATCCGGCGATCGCACGCCTGCTGCAGGACCTGTATCAGCTTTCGCTGCAAACCTCGGTCAACTGGATCGAGACCGGTCAGCAGAATGGAGTCATTCCAAGCACGCTTGATGCCCGGCGGATCGCCGACATGTTTATCGTGATTTCGTACGGATTTCGCTTGCGGAGCATGGTCACCACGGACGAGAACCATTTTTCCATCGCCGACTTTCATCAGGTGATGCGCGAGACCCTGCAGTAGGCAGGAGTGAGAAGTTGTGCGTTTAGGTACGAAGAGATAGATGGATAGAGAATGTAAGCGATTGGCATGCAATCGGGAAGCAACCGGGAAGCGATCATAACCTGCAACAGGTAGGGAAAGGGAGAGGTGTTCATGAAAATTGCGGTTTTTCTGCATGTGTTAGGAGCGATCCTGTTTATTGGCAACATTGCTACAGCCGCCTTTTGGAAGATCCGTGCGGAACGCGGCAATGATCTCGGTCATCTGCACCGTACAGTGAGGAACGTGATGCTGGCTGATTTCATCTTTACTCTGCCCGGTATCTTGCTGGTTCTGGGCAGTGGAGTCTTTCTGACGCTCCAGCTAGGCTATTCCCTGACAGAAGTGAACTGGCTGACGATTTCACTCGGCTTGTTTGCCATCACCGGACTGATCTGGGTGGCGATACTGCTGCCCAGCCAGTCGGCGATGGTCAGACACAGCCGGGAGGCCATCGATAGCGGTCAACTTGGTCCAGAGTATCGGAGAGCATCCCGCACCTGGGATTTGTTTGGCACTGCTGCTACGATTCTTCCGCTCATCATTTTGTATTTCATGACGACAAGATAGGAATTCTTTGTCACTCCGCCGGGATGATCCGTGAGATCAGACCGGTCTGTTTTTTTTCGGAGGCGGAGATAGAAAAGCGAGTATCATCGCCGCCACCGGGAATAGCGTCATCAGCAGGATCATATCCGAGTATCCTCCCAGATGGTCGTAGGCCCAGCCAAATGGAATCGGTCCAAATGCAGAACCGATCACGGTTGCGGTAGCGGTAATGCTGCCGATTTTCCCCAGATGTTCCCTGCCGTAATAGTTGGGCCAGATCACCTGCAGCGTTACGCTGAGCAGGCCCTGTGAAATCCCCCACAACACCGCAAAGACGAAGATCATCGCAGGTGTGGCTGAATAATAAAGCGTCAGCATAGCCACGATGTTGAGCAGAAACGAGAAACCCAGCATGGCGTGAACCTTGATCCGCTCCACCAGGAATCCAGAGAGCAGTTGGGCCAGGAAAGCCACGATAGGGACAAAACTGAGCAGAAAAGCGGTCGTCGTCCGCCCTACTCCGTATTCACCCAGAATCGAGAATAATTGAAAGGTAAGTCCGGTAATGACCAATGCCGGTACGACTACACAAAACAGCAAGAACCAAAACGCCCTTGTTCGCATCGCTTCTTTGACCGTCCAGGACTCTTCAACTACTGGGTGGGAACGAGATGACTTATCAACCGCCTGATGATCTGAATCAGGGTGCGGCTGTCCATCCGGCAGCATCCCCACATCCTCTGGTTTATTGCGAATCAGCAGAAAAGCGAGCGGAACAAAGATCAGGATCAGCATGGCCCCGAGTACCTGCCATGTGCCGCGCCACCCGATCAGCTCAAACAACCAGTTGTTTAACGGCGGAAACACGGAAGCCCCAATCAATCCGCCCAGACCCATGATGCTAAGGGCACGGCCACGATAGCGCAAAAACCACTGCGGCACCAGCGTGGAGGGAAGCAGCGTCATCGAGCCTTGGCCGAACAGGCGAAGCATGAAGAAACCGGCAAACAGGGTAATCGGTCCGGCAACGGCGCTGTTAAACAAGCATGCCAGACCGAGCAGCAGGCCAATCACAACCGCCATCGCCCGTCTGCCGTAGCGGTCGATCAGACGGCCGACGATAAACAACAAAAAGCCCGCACAGAGTGTAGCAGCTGAATAAATTCCGGAGACAACTGTTCTTTCCATCTCAAAGTCACGAATATACGCATCGATAAAGACGGAGACCGTATAGGTTTGGCCAGGACCGGAAAAAAAGACGCCAAGTGCGCTGACTGCAACGATCACCCAGCCGTAAAAAAAGGGGACCTGCAATGGAAGCGAAGCAGAAGAAAAACGGTGCAAACGTGCTTGTTCTGTCTTTTCAACCTTCAAGGTGATTCCCCTCATTCCTTATTGCTCTGTTTTGTTTCTATTATATATCTCTCTGTCAAGATATGGGTATGGGTAAAGCATCTTCGAGCATGATGGATCAACGGCGGACGGGAGGGACCATGCGCAAGCAGTGCGAAGAAGGTTCTACACTCGCTCCACTCTCCTTAATCGATTACAATGAAGAGGAAATCTTCTGGAGCGGAGGCTTGTTGTACATGCATTCATTCAGAACGAGATCGGCTGCATCACAGCGTACTTCCAAAGAGCTCTCACCAAGGACTCATTCCTCATCTCGACAGCAACGACTGTCACAAGGGCCGTTAACGCAGGAGACGATCTTGCAGATGCAGCAAGCGTATGGGAACCGTGCCGTAACACAGTTTCTCCATTCTCTGTATTCTGCGGGTCAAACTGGCTTAACAGGGGAGACAGAGGGCTCGCAGCAGTCACCTGATCCCACAATGAAGGCTAATCATGCCGTTGTGCAGAGGCAGAAAAAAGAAGCAGAGCAGTTTGCGAAAGACAATAACATCAGCATTACCATAACGAAGAAAGGCATTATTACCTATGCGCGTGATTTGAACAACCCAGAGGATTTGCGCAACGGTCTGATCGATGCCTGGAACACCAATCAGACGCCCAGGCACAAGATCAAGGAAGCGGAGTTGGAGGGTCAGGTGGAAATGGAACAAGAGGAAGAGCCACAGCAGAAAGGGAAAGAGAAAGCAGAAACATCCACCTCCCACCGAAAAGCAGCCAGGAAACGCAAAAGGGAAGAGATGGAGAGTGACGATCAACTAGTCGTCGGTTTTTGGAATACACAGGGGAAACATTCTTTCCACAGCGGAAATCTGCAAAGCTATCTGGCCAAAAGGCCAGATCTCGATGTGCTGATTCTCGGTGAGTATTACCATGATAAAAAGATTGAACTGAAGGGCTGGACAGAGTATTCTATCGAGATTACCCCGAACAGATCGTTGACCAAGAGAGGAAAGTCGAAGCAGGAGTACATTTGGATATTGGCGAGGGATGGGGTAGAAATCTCAAAACTGAATCGGACAAAGATAATCGATAATTTTAACAGATTTGCCGCCCATTTTACCGCCTCCAAGTCGAAAAAAGAAGTAAGCGTTACCACTTTTCACGCGCCGTATGACAGTAATAGCGGAATAGCCAGCCAATATATGCAGGAACTTTTGTCCTGGGATGGTTCCGATATTTTGATCGGTGATGCCAACACATACAGCGGTGCGCGCAAATCGATACGTGCCAGCAAAAGACGGAAACTGCTGGAGAAATATGAACTGATGTCGGGAGATTTGAAAACGTCAAAAGGGGGTTATCCGCTGGACAAAGTATACCGAAGAAAAGATTTTGCAGGAGAGGTGGAAGAGGTGAATCTGCTGCAAAACTTGTTGCAGGAAAATACAGAAGGGAAGCAGAAGCGGGCGCGGAGAGCAAAAGTAAAACAAATCAACAAAAAAATGAACGAACAGTCCGATCACCACGGTATTTACGCAAGGATTGATTTGAGTAAGTTGAAGAAGAGTGGAGAAGAAGAGGAGGAGGTTCTGGAAATGGAACGAGAGGAAGAGGAGGAAGAGGAAACGGGTGGAACCGGGTGATGGGGCAGCGAAGCTGTTATAGCGCCGCTTAGATAAAATGTTCGGGAGGCAGGCGGGATGAGAAACAGAGTGGTCATGGTGGCTGCCGTCATCGCCGTTGCGGCTACCTTGCTGTCCAATCTGGCTGGGCGAGAGGCAGGTAGGCGGGCAGAGCTGCCCGAGGTGAATTACCGGGCAAGTTCCTTCTCTTTAGCAGATTTAAACGGACGTTTGACTCGTTTGGAAGGGTACACAGGTCAGCCGCTGCTGCTCAACTTTTGGGCCACGTGGTGTCCACCTTGCCAGACGGAGACACCGGATCTGATCGATCTGGCTGAAAAGTACCAGGGACAGGTAGGTTTCATCGGTCTCAATGTGACGGTGAAGGATTCGATAGAGCAAGTCCACCGATTCGCGAAACAGTATGGTGTGAATTACCCGATCCTGCTAGACGAGGAAGGAATCGTCAGCAAGCAGTACCAAGTCGGTGTACTGCCAACTACCTTTGTTATCAACGGTGATGGTGTGATCGTGTACAAAAAAATCGGAGCGGTGACGAAAAGTGAAGTGGAACGGGTGATTGAGCCTCTGCTGGAGCAGGCGCCACGACGAGTGGCAGGGAGTCAACCTATAGAATGACACAACAGACCCAAACGACGAGAAGCCGCCTGAGGGCGGAGTGAGTACGCCGTTTCGGCCGTCTGCGACGAGGAGGAGAGCCACATGTTTGAACCGGGAACCGTATGGTCGTGGGGACCATTTACCGTCCCTGTGCTATGGATGGGGATGCTGGTTGGCATCATCGGCGGTTACTATCTGCTTGCCCGTATTGGGCATAAGCAGCAGCTACCAACCGTTAAACCTTTTCTCGACACGATCACATCTGCCGCTTTGATTGGAGTATTGATCTACAAATTATGGCCGCTTGTCGAACAGACCGATATATTCATCCGCAATCCGGCCGCACTGCTGTTGTACAGCGGCGGCGCCTACGCCGCAGAAGCCGCTGGGATTGCATCTGCTGGATGGTTCTTATATCGCGGTATCCGCGGGAAGTGGTTGGGATGGCAAGCGGCAGAGTGGCTGTTTGCAGGAAGTGTCTTGCTATTATTGTCGAAGGCTGTGTTTGTCAAGGAATACGGGGTTTCTGCCAGCTGGGGCTGGGAGCTTGCGGGAAACACATACATACCACTCAACTTGATTGATCTTGTTTTGTACCTCAGTCTGTTGGTGGTCGCTTACGTTTTCTTTGTAAAGAAAACAGTTGCCACCCGTGACCGAGTGGGGATCTTGCTGGTCGGTTTGGGACTTGCCGGTTTGATACGAGGGCTGTGGAGGGTACCTGCAGCAGATACGCTGCTATGGGGGATGACGCTGCCAGAACTGCTTTTGGTGGCAGCTCTGCTAGTAGGGGTGACACTGCTGTTGCTCCCGAAGAAGTGAGTTGTAGATAACAACGATTTTATAAACAAAGGTGCCGGATCATCTATCCGCCACCTTTGTTTTTTTGTCCCATGAACCAATGGTAAGAATATAGTACGATCACGAACCTTCCTTATTCACCATCTCAATATAAAGAGAAAAAACAGAGCGGTACCTGCTGTAATAAACGGGGCCATCGGCAGCTCCTTGATTGACTTCTTCCCGGGCAAAAGACGGCAGACGAGCACCACCAGCAGCGCTGTGCAACCGGCCAGCAGGTAGGTACAGATCGTAATCAGCAGTCCGGCCTGCCACCCTAGTGCGGCACCAATCAAGGCAAACAGCTTGATGTCCCCTCCGCCCAACTGCCCGTTGCTGATGAGAGCCAGCAGCAGTGATCCACCGCCGAGCAAGACAACACCCAAGAGGCTGCTTCCCAAAAATGCCGGTTTTGACAACGCGTACACGATCAAGAAAAAAGCGATTCCAGGCAACGTAAGCCAGTTGTAGATCAGCCGCCAGCGGATATCGGTATAGGTGGCGATCAGCAAGGCGCAGGACAGCGGAATTACGATGAGTGGCGACAACACCAGACTACCCCCTCAATGATGAAAAGCGATAGATCAAGCGAGAGCAAACGATGGTATAGATTATAGATCATTTCAACACGGATGAGGGTGTTCCTGCTTTTACCAACACCTGATCAACATATTTTATCTGGCAAGGGTGGGGATGCAACCATGTTTGAATCGAAGAAACGGGCCTTTATATTCTTAATCGTTTCCATCTTGTTTGCGCTTGCGGCAGTCTTTCTGTTTTCCAGTTATGTGGAGACGATGGAGCAGGATCTGGGCGAACTGGTTGAGATACAGGTCGCCGGTGCAGCGATTCCTGCCGGTACGCTGATAACTCCTGACATGCTGAAGACGATGAGACTGCCCAGGAAGTACGCAGTCGATTCGTTTGTCACATCCCCTGATGAGGCAGCAGGAAAGATATCGCTGGTGCAGATTCCGCAGGACGAAGTGTTGTCCAAGGCAATGCTGAGGGAGATGAGCAAGACGCCGAGCGATTACCGGCTGGTACAGCTTCGTGCACCGATGGCGGTCTTTGACGATCAGATCGATGTGCTTGACAAGGTTGACGTCATCGGTACCTACGAAAAAAAAGCGGGTAAAGAGAGCGGGTTTGACGATTTGACTGTCGATGATTTGTCTACCGATCCGGTCGGGAGGAGCGCCGGTGACACAAGGACTACGGAGCTAGTCATGCGTGACATCTCTGTGATTCGCGTCTACAAGCAGGAGGAGGAGATTGTCTCTATCGGGGTGGCCCTCACTTTGGAGCAGGCTCGACAGGTTGTGTGGCTTCAGAACTTTGGCAAAGAGGTGCGTGTGCTCAAAGCAAACACTCACCTGCCGCAGGATGGGAGGGATCAGTAGCATGTCTACGGCAAAGGTGGCGATCATTTGCGATGATCAGCGGATGAC contains these protein-coding regions:
- a CDS encoding TetR/AcrR family transcriptional regulator, with the protein product MPQEGNHNPSFQLLLSTTEQLIEEKGCRNTTLQEIINRSGLSKGAIYHYVRSKDELFGLVLQTRLEAVNERFFSQVNAGKKELDHPLQAIAEGLQHIHDPKDVTNQIFVYLVSQRDNPAIARLLQDLYQLSLQTSVNWIETGQQNGVIPSTLDARRIADMFIVISYGFRLRSMVTTDENHFSIADFHQVMRETLQ
- a CDS encoding DUF2269 family protein — protein: MKIAVFLHVLGAILFIGNIATAAFWKIRAERGNDLGHLHRTVRNVMLADFIFTLPGILLVLGSGVFLTLQLGYSLTEVNWLTISLGLFAITGLIWVAILLPSQSAMVRHSREAIDSGQLGPEYRRASRTWDLFGTAATILPLIILYFMTTR
- a CDS encoding MFS transporter, which translates into the protein MKVEKTEQARLHRFSSASLPLQVPFFYGWVIVAVSALGVFFSGPGQTYTVSVFIDAYIRDFEMERTVVSGIYSAATLCAGFLLFIVGRLIDRYGRRAMAVVIGLLLGLACLFNSAVAGPITLFAGFFMLRLFGQGSMTLLPSTLVPQWFLRYRGRALSIMGLGGLIGASVFPPLNNWLFELIGWRGTWQVLGAMLILIFVPLAFLLIRNKPEDVGMLPDGQPHPDSDHQAVDKSSRSHPVVEESWTVKEAMRTRAFWFLLFCVVVPALVITGLTFQLFSILGEYGVGRTTTAFLLSFVPIVAFLAQLLSGFLVERIKVHAMLGFSFLLNIVAMLTLYYSATPAMIFVFAVLWGISQGLLSVTLQVIWPNYYGREHLGKIGSITATATVIGSAFGPIPFGWAYDHLGGYSDMILLMTLFPVAAMILAFLSPPPKKNRPV
- a CDS encoding TlpA family protein disulfide reductase encodes the protein MRNRVVMVAAVIAVAATLLSNLAGREAGRRAELPEVNYRASSFSLADLNGRLTRLEGYTGQPLLLNFWATWCPPCQTETPDLIDLAEKYQGQVGFIGLNVTVKDSIEQVHRFAKQYGVNYPILLDEEGIVSKQYQVGVLPTTFVINGDGVIVYKKIGAVTKSEVERVIEPLLEQAPRRVAGSQPIE
- a CDS encoding prepilin peptidase; the protein is MLSPLIVIPLSCALLIATYTDIRWRLIYNWLTLPGIAFFLIVYALSKPAFLGSSLLGVVLLGGGSLLLALISNGQLGGGDIKLFALIGAALGWQAGLLITICTYLLAGCTALLVVLVCRLLPGKKSIKELPMAPFITAGTALFFLFILRW
- the cpaB gene encoding Flp pilus assembly protein CpaB yields the protein MFESKKRAFIFLIVSILFALAAVFLFSSYVETMEQDLGELVEIQVAGAAIPAGTLITPDMLKTMRLPRKYAVDSFVTSPDEAAGKISLVQIPQDEVLSKAMLREMSKTPSDYRLVQLRAPMAVFDDQIDVLDKVDVIGTYEKKAGKESGFDDLTVDDLSTDPVGRSAGDTRTTELVMRDISVIRVYKQEEEIVSIGVALTLEQARQVVWLQNFGKEVRVLKANTHLPQDGRDQ